The following coding sequences are from one Halomonas sp. HAL1 window:
- a CDS encoding type 12 methyltransferase, with protein sequence MSFNFIKLKKFFSISKAVSLFSLMPNNEKSQEKKKFTVIGDTTKNDIISSKAKLAKVDLDIVGVGNVFEIDVNSTVVAKISISGDSNKVFFEEGVVFRGRLIVRGNNQVVTIGKFSTFQSAYLLCQEGCNIEIGHWCMFSRDIEIRTTDAHSVVDVKSRERVNHPASVKIGNHVWVGVGSLISKGSEIPNDSIVGAYSFVNKKFTDENVLIAGTPAKIVRQGVTWNRGRKSKFSKAKLDHWKEPPSKTE encoded by the coding sequence ATGAGTTTTAATTTTATTAAACTAAAGAAGTTTTTTTCTATTTCGAAGGCTGTGAGCCTTTTTTCTTTAATGCCGAATAATGAGAAGTCTCAAGAAAAAAAGAAGTTTACTGTCATAGGTGACACTACAAAGAACGATATTATATCTTCAAAAGCTAAACTTGCAAAAGTTGATTTGGATATAGTTGGTGTGGGGAATGTGTTTGAAATAGATGTCAACTCTACAGTCGTTGCTAAGATTTCTATCTCTGGTGATTCAAATAAAGTTTTCTTTGAAGAAGGTGTCGTTTTTAGAGGAAGGTTAATTGTTAGGGGGAATAATCAAGTTGTAACAATAGGTAAGTTTTCTACTTTTCAATCGGCATATCTTTTATGCCAAGAAGGCTGCAATATTGAAATAGGTCATTGGTGCATGTTCTCAAGGGATATAGAAATACGCACCACTGATGCCCACTCTGTCGTAGATGTTAAATCTCGGGAACGTGTTAACCACCCCGCCTCTGTTAAAATCGGCAATCATGTGTGGGTGGGCGTTGGTAGCTTAATTAGCAAAGGCTCTGAAATACCTAATGATTCTATCGTAGGTGCCTATTCGTTTGTAAATAAGAAATTTACCGATGAGAATGTGCTTATCGCAGGTACACCTGCAAAAATTGTCAGGCAAGGAGTGACCTGGAATAGAGGTCGTAAATCAAAATTTTCCAAGGCAAAGCTTGATCACTGGAAAGAACCACCATCAAAGACGGAATGA
- the kdsA gene encoding 3-deoxy-8-phosphooctulonate synthase, protein MNLNGYNISIANGKAFTLLAGINVLESRDLAMTACEKYVEVCGKLEIPYVFKASFDKANRSSIHSYRGPGLEEGMRIFEDVKKEFGVPVITDVHEPWQAAQVAEVVDILQLPAFLARQTDLVMALAKTGKPINIKKPQFLSPGQMVNIVEKFKEAGNDQLMLCDRGTSFGYDNLVVDMLGFGVMKETCGDLPIIFDVTHALQQRDPLGAASGGRRKQALELARAGMGIGIAGLFLEAHPDPDNAKCDGPSALPLHLLEPFLIQVKAIDDAVKAMPALEID, encoded by the coding sequence ATGAATTTGAACGGCTACAATATCTCTATAGCGAATGGTAAAGCATTTACCCTATTGGCAGGCATCAATGTCCTTGAATCACGTGATCTAGCGATGACCGCCTGTGAGAAATATGTTGAAGTGTGTGGCAAGCTTGAGATCCCCTATGTATTCAAAGCTAGCTTTGATAAGGCCAACCGTTCTTCTATTCACTCTTACCGTGGCCCTGGTTTAGAAGAAGGTATGCGCATTTTTGAAGATGTGAAAAAAGAGTTTGGCGTGCCAGTAATTACCGATGTGCATGAACCTTGGCAGGCAGCTCAAGTTGCTGAAGTAGTGGATATTCTTCAGTTGCCCGCCTTCCTTGCACGCCAAACGGATCTGGTAATGGCTCTGGCGAAAACTGGCAAGCCCATCAATATCAAAAAGCCACAGTTCTTAAGCCCTGGGCAAATGGTTAATATTGTTGAGAAGTTCAAAGAGGCGGGTAACGACCAGTTAATGCTTTGTGACCGAGGCACCAGCTTTGGGTATGACAATCTGGTGGTTGATATGTTGGGCTTCGGTGTTATGAAAGAAACCTGTGGTGACTTGCCGATTATCTTTGATGTTACCCATGCACTTCAGCAGCGCGATCCGCTTGGCGCCGCATCAGGTGGTCGTCGCAAACAGGCTCTTGAGTTAGCACGTGCCGGGATGGGGATTGGGATAGCCGGGTTGTTCTTAGAAGCCCACCCAGATCCGGACAATGCCAAGTGCGATGGCCCCAGTGCGTTACCTCTACACCTGCTAGAGCCTTTCCTTATTCAGGTCAAAGCTATTGATGATGCTGTGAAGGCCATGCCAGCACTTGAGATTGATTAA
- the kdsB gene encoding 3-deoxy-manno-octulosonate cytidylyltransferase, translated as MSELQRVALIIPARYGSSRLPGKPLADLLGKPMVQWVYEKAQQVPSASTVVVATDDQRIVDAVHAFGGNVVLTSPDHPSGTDRLVEVMEQVKADIYINLQGDEPLVRPDDVEQLAQGMLADNNVDVGTLYHAIDDEEAQNPNVVKVVLGQKGNALYFSRSPIPYPREVNKHPGFKKHVGVYAYRKRILEQYASLPPSALEQTEQLEQLRLLSAGLRISAFEVKPTGPGVDTPECLEKVRDILAGKPHLPVSPLAKIKLVITDVDGVLTDGGIYYDATGECLKRFHVRDGLGMRLLEESGIRVAVLSGRDSATLRKRVDDLGITLHAFGVKDKEAACLELMAKAGVTSEQTACIGDDSIDLPAFVACGQSYAVADAPNYVKQQATGVLTLGGGQGAFRELADAILVAHGKSDVFNSAAGFHSVSSGAAQ; from the coding sequence GTGTCTGAATTACAGCGTGTAGCATTGATTATTCCCGCGCGATATGGCTCAAGTCGTTTGCCGGGTAAGCCGCTTGCCGACTTGCTGGGTAAGCCAATGGTGCAGTGGGTATATGAGAAGGCACAGCAAGTGCCTTCCGCTAGTACTGTGGTTGTAGCGACAGATGATCAACGAATCGTTGATGCAGTACATGCCTTCGGTGGAAATGTAGTGCTTACATCCCCGGACCATCCTTCGGGCACTGATCGACTAGTTGAAGTGATGGAGCAAGTAAAAGCCGACATCTATATTAATCTACAGGGCGACGAACCCCTTGTTCGACCTGACGATGTAGAGCAACTAGCTCAAGGCATGTTGGCAGATAACAACGTTGATGTTGGAACGCTTTATCACGCTATTGACGACGAAGAAGCCCAGAATCCTAACGTTGTAAAAGTTGTGCTGGGTCAAAAAGGCAATGCGCTTTATTTCAGCCGGTCTCCTATACCTTATCCTCGTGAAGTTAATAAACACCCTGGATTTAAAAAGCATGTAGGCGTTTATGCATATCGCAAACGAATACTTGAGCAATACGCTTCATTACCGCCCTCGGCTTTAGAGCAAACCGAGCAGCTGGAGCAGCTTCGATTGCTCTCTGCCGGGTTACGTATCAGCGCGTTTGAAGTTAAGCCCACAGGGCCTGGTGTGGATACACCTGAGTGTCTAGAAAAGGTGCGTGATATCCTTGCTGGCAAACCCCATCTACCTGTTTCTCCGCTCGCCAAAATTAAATTGGTGATTACGGATGTGGACGGCGTACTGACCGATGGTGGTATCTATTACGATGCAACAGGGGAGTGCTTAAAGCGCTTTCATGTACGTGATGGTCTAGGAATGCGCCTCCTAGAAGAAAGCGGAATTCGGGTGGCTGTATTATCAGGGCGTGATTCTGCCACATTACGCAAACGGGTAGATGATCTCGGCATCACGCTGCATGCGTTTGGTGTTAAGGATAAAGAAGCTGCATGCCTTGAACTCATGGCGAAAGCGGGGGTCACTTCAGAACAAACGGCTTGCATTGGTGACGATTCAATTGATCTTCCAGCATTCGTTGCTTGCGGGCAATCATACGCCGTAGCTGATGCGCCTAACTATGTGAAGCAGCAAGCCACGGGAGTATTAACTCTTGGAGGTGGCCAAGGTGCTTTCCGAGAACTTGCAGATGCTATTCTAGTAGCGCATGGTAAATCTGATGTATTTAATTCCGCGGCAGGTTTTCATTCTGTTTCAAGTGGTGCCGCACAGTAA
- a CDS encoding SIS domain-containing protein has product MSSINVGKVVFEVQARALEAAAGRLDDSFDQAVEMVLNTSGRVVVSGMGKSGIIGNKIAATLASTGTPSFAVHPAEAYHGDLGMFTAEDVVILISYSGETEEVIRLIPSLRHFGVKTIALVGNPDSTLGRNSDLVLDVSVEREACPNNLAPTTSTTVALAMGDALAVALIERRDFKPHDFAVFHPGGSLGKRLLTRVKDVMHTELPICAPQDNMKEVIMTITQVGLGIAVVVDHGSIKGVITDGDLRRALYNHDSFDGLTAANVMTHSPLTINEAEIFADAENIMLKANVTSLLVVSQDSALSGVLKLQDANRLN; this is encoded by the coding sequence ATGTCTAGTATTAATGTCGGTAAAGTGGTGTTTGAAGTTCAAGCCCGCGCATTGGAAGCGGCGGCTGGCCGACTTGATGATTCGTTTGACCAAGCTGTTGAGATGGTACTCAATACGTCCGGGCGTGTTGTGGTTTCTGGAATGGGAAAGTCGGGGATTATCGGTAACAAGATTGCCGCTACGCTCGCTTCAACTGGTACCCCAAGCTTTGCTGTACATCCTGCTGAAGCCTATCATGGCGATTTGGGCATGTTCACCGCTGAAGATGTTGTCATTTTGATTTCTTATAGTGGTGAGACAGAAGAAGTCATTCGTTTAATACCTTCACTTCGTCACTTTGGTGTAAAAACAATTGCTTTGGTAGGTAATCCAGACTCTACGCTGGGACGTAACAGCGACTTGGTTTTAGATGTTTCAGTGGAGAGGGAGGCGTGCCCAAATAACCTGGCGCCCACAACGTCTACTACCGTTGCTCTAGCGATGGGGGATGCCTTGGCTGTCGCATTGATAGAACGGCGTGATTTTAAGCCGCATGATTTTGCAGTTTTTCATCCTGGCGGTAGTTTAGGTAAGCGCTTATTAACTCGCGTTAAAGATGTTATGCACACAGAACTACCTATATGCGCGCCTCAAGATAATATGAAAGAAGTGATCATGACAATTACTCAAGTAGGTTTGGGTATTGCAGTTGTTGTTGATCATGGCTCGATAAAAGGTGTTATCACTGACGGTGACTTGCGACGGGCTTTGTATAATCATGACAGTTTTGATGGGCTTACTGCTGCGAATGTAATGACTCATAGCCCGCTTACTATCAACGAAGCTGAAATTTTTGCAGATGCGGAAAATATCATGCTGAAAGCAAACGTGACTTCTTTGTTAGTAGTCAGTCAAGATTCTGCGCTCAGTGGTGTGTTAAAGCTACAAGATGCCAATAGGCTGAATTAA
- the cysQ gene encoding 3'(2'),5'-bisphosphate nucleotidase CysQ gives MALTDQALLDAVERIAREAGEAIMCVYARDFSVEKKADNSPLTEADKAAHHIIVRGLQALPVQFPILSEEDIEGFTGADAEGRYWLVDPLDGTKEFIKRNDEFTVNIALIENGKPVLGVVTAPALGVGYVAAQGLGAFKVEPNGERKAIAVAGKPKPGASWRVVGSRSHPSPDLAAWLEKLGEHTMLPMGSSLKLCIIAEGFADAYPRLGPTCLWDTGAAHAVVLEAGGRVETLEGTALSYANPSEKLNPFFVVWGH, from the coding sequence ATGGCGCTTACTGATCAAGCTCTGTTGGACGCCGTTGAACGTATTGCCCGAGAAGCGGGCGAGGCCATTATGTGCGTTTACGCCCGCGATTTCAGCGTGGAAAAGAAAGCGGATAACAGCCCGCTGACCGAGGCGGATAAGGCAGCCCACCATATCATTGTGCGAGGATTGCAGGCGCTGCCGGTGCAGTTTCCAATCCTTTCCGAAGAGGATATTGAGGGTTTTACTGGTGCTGATGCCGAAGGCCGCTACTGGCTGGTGGATCCGCTGGATGGCACCAAGGAATTCATTAAACGCAATGACGAGTTTACCGTTAACATTGCCCTGATCGAAAATGGCAAACCGGTGCTGGGCGTGGTAACCGCCCCCGCGCTGGGGGTTGGCTACGTAGCTGCCCAAGGGTTGGGGGCATTCAAGGTTGAGCCCAACGGCGAGCGTAAGGCTATTGCTGTGGCAGGCAAGCCGAAGCCGGGTGCCTCGTGGCGCGTGGTGGGTAGCCGTTCGCACCCCAGCCCAGACCTGGCCGCGTGGCTGGAAAAGTTGGGTGAGCACACCATGCTGCCCATGGGCAGTTCGTTAAAGCTGTGCATCATTGCCGAAGGGTTTGCCGATGCCTACCCGCGTTTGGGCCCCACCTGCCTGTGGGACACTGGCGCTGCCCATGCAGTGGTGCTGGAAGCGGGCGGCCGGGTGGAAACCCTGGAAGGGACTGCGCTTAGCTACGCTAACCCCAGTGAAAAGCTCAATCCCTTTTTTGTGGTGTGGGGGCACTAA